The Ovis aries strain OAR_USU_Benz2616 breed Rambouillet chromosome X, ARS-UI_Ramb_v3.0, whole genome shotgun sequence genomic sequence GCAGGGAACACACTGCTGGAAGGAGACACGACCTCTTCTTCCCTCGGAGAGCGCAACATAGCAGCAAGGAGAACAGTAgccacaactaagcctgtgaCGTCTGGCGTGGGACACCTAACTCAGGTTAAGAGAATGGGGGTGActtcaggaaggaagagaggcGGGACAGTTTCCTTCCCGGGCAGGGACAGGGCCCCTCAGTTTACATCCATGGACTCCGATTTGGGTGGGGCACCACAGGCAGACGATGCGGGGGGCTTTGACGAGCTGGCCTGGGTTTGCATACGGCGTGCCACGTCCTGGCGTTGGTAGAAGAGGACATAGGCtgccttggactgtgaggagaagACAGGAGTCAGTGTGGGTTGGGGAAGAAGGtgtcaggagaaggggaggaaggaagataGGAATCACCTCAATCTGATTCTCCGTCACAGGTGAGACGCTGCTGTCATCAAAGTAGTGCCACTGACCGCTGTCCTTGTTGCAGGCAAATGTCGTGTCTATAAGAGAGGGCAGGCTGTCCTCACCCACCCTCCTGCCCCTAAGAGGGGTCCACATTGGCTCTGTCCTCTGACACCAATGACCTTGCCATCGGTTCACACATCTACTTACCCACTGGGGCATCCCAACCCATCCCCCCCGCCCTGAGCATGCCCCCGGGTACATACAGTGTCCATCCCGCAGGCCCCCATAATGGTTGGAAACTGCGATCAGATCGTATTTGTACAGCTCCCGGGCTGAGTCGTTCTGCGGCTTGATGACAAACTCAGAGAAGTCCAGGTCCCTGTGGGTGTGGCAAGGGTTAATATCAGTGGCACCCCCTTCCCCCagtccctgccttcctccccaccccactcctgccCCCAGCCAGCCTCCCCAGGCCCCAGACCGGATAGGAAACTCCACAAGGGTGTCCAGCTTTTCTCTGGAGAACTTGGTGTAGGAAAAGCGCTTCAGGTGGATGATGAGTGTCTCTGGCAGCATCCACAGGTCCAGCTTCTTGGTGGCCAGCTGGTGCTGCTTGCAAGTGGGGCAGTACCTAGTGATGGAGCCCAGGTCAGGAAACAGACACTTTCTGAGCTCTTGTTGCCATACAGCTTTGATGGGCCACATCTGGTCCAGAGATGCTACTCCTACTCCTATGTTACTTTAGCATGCTTGTTAAAACCTTGCCACTTACTTATCAATTGCCCAGCATATGCACTTTTGTACTGACATGCGCTTTTGTTTGGATTCTGGTCTGGCAGACCCTAGTCATCTTTTTGAGCCTGCCTCTGTCCCTctggttttctctcttctgttttactCACTCACTCGCCAGGTATTTGCTGATGGCCTACCGTTGATATCTTTGGCACTACTTCATTATTTGTTCCCTTTCTGCTTCGTGGAGATGCTCCTCTTATTTTCACGATTGGCTTtatcttttcagttctttttgttttgcttattctCCAACAACTTAATGAGCATCTACTGCACAGCCCACACCATTATAACCAATGAGAAGAGACACACAGtgaacttaaaaatgttttcactcTCAAGGGGCTCACTCTAACAGCAAAGACAAAAAACGACTTAAGAGAAGAATCTAAGATGTGACATCAAGGGGTGTTatggagcaagaaagaaatgctTGCACCTGGAAGGAATAGAGGGAGCTGATGGCTGGGGGAGGAGCAGTTTTTAACAGAAGAATAAGAGAAGGCCTCTCTGATAAGGTGATATTTGAAGAGAGACTTGAGCAAAATGAAGGAGGTCAAGTCCTATAGGTAACTGGAGAAAGGATGATTTTGGGAGAAGGAACAGCTAGGGCAAAGGCTCTGAGGTGGAAACAGGCTTGGGGTGTTGGTGGCCAGAGTGGCAGGAGGCGATCGAATGAGCAGGTGGGGCAAGGTGTATTTAGTGGTAACAGAGGCTGGGCGGAGGTGGTCCTACCTAATAGCACCCCTAGAGGCCCCGTTCTGGTCCCTTACCAGgggttttccttctccagggtctcaaCGGTGGTGAAGAGCTCAATGCATTCCTGCAGCTGCACTGGTGCCTTCTTCAGCACATACCCAACGCAGTCATGCTTCACGTAGCCCTAGGTTGGGGGAGTGGATGGCCAGGTATgaggatgaaaagtgaaagtcactcagttgtgttggattctttgtgaccccatggactatagcctgccaggctcctctgttcatggaattctccaggcaagaatactagagtgagtagctattcccttGGGGGATAAAAAGGAGTGGGGTGGAAGATGCACACCAAGTGGTTAAGGGCATAGACTTTGAAGTTAAGAATCTGAGACCCCAGGAGCTCTGTGATTACGGCTCAGCTGAGGTAGGAGAGGGTGTGTGTGGCGCCAACTGAAAGTGCAGCCCCCTCCCTGCCATCCCCGAGATCTCCTTTACCTCAGCCTCCACCTCGTCATAGTAACGcttcttcatctctggttccCAGTCGATGGCAATGTACGGCTGGGCTAGGGGCGAGGGGAGGTGGTCATGGGCCCTGCTGCCAAGGAAtaccccctcccgcctcccaatCCTGGCTCACAGCTGAAGGAGACACCATGGGTATCCTCGTTGAAGGTCGAGCGGTCACTGGTCCCATTGGAATTCACTGTGTGCAGGGTGAAGAGGTGCTTGCGCCGTGCCCTCTGGGGCCAGTGAGATGGCCCAGGAGAGTTGTCCACAGGAGCCCGACTTCCGCTCACGACTCTGGAGCTGGGCCCAGCCTGCTCCAGCCCAGGGTCTTGGGAGCTGCCCTCAGTCACATGTCCAGGCTTAGGGAGGCTATCCTTATCCTCCAGGTCTGCTAGGATTGGGGGAGGATGTCAGAGGTGGGAATGTGTGAACCCCAGCGGGCTGAGCAGCAATGCACATCCAGAtggaccctgtgtgtgtgtaagacCCACCCCAGACCCACTGCTGACCCACTGACCCTCCCTCAGGCCATGGGAGACCCTCATCCTTGTGGATCCATGTACAGACCCTCATCCTTGTGgattctctctccttcttcttcctcaCCTTTCTCATCCCCATCATCCTCATCATCCGAGCTGGGTCTGGTCACATAGCGTCTGCCAACAGAACAGAGGAGACTCTCAAGGAGGGGGCCTGAGGGCAGGGAGGACAGAGCCCGGAAGTCTACTTTGCTTATGACGGGGAAGCCATGGGTcaacccccacacacacagttGTGGAGGAGGAGCCAGAAGGTCTCAGGAGGTGCTACAAGAACGTGAGAAGAGATGGCCTGACAATGGAGGATCTTGTGGGCCACCGTTAAGGAGTGTGGATCTTAAGTATGATAAGCCACTGTTATACAGATACATGATCAGCTGCACATTtccatcagggaaggcttccgAGGAGCATGCATAAGTGCCACGTGAGGGAGAGGTGAAGCCAGATAGTGTACTGCTGTTTGCCTGGTGGGGACTTTGGGTTTTAAGCACAATAAAAATCGACTGAAACACAAATACCCAAGACTCTCCTAGGAAGACAATTAAGTACAAGATGACATCTGTCATGTTCACTCCTATATTCCTGGCACCTAGGTGAGGTGGTGGTGAAGTCAGAAatttagaggaagaaaaaaacctACAAGTTATTCCCTGGCCATGTTAAGTTTGAACTGTCTTCGGGAGCTGGACGGGAGGTGGCAACCAAGCGGTTAGACACTTGGCTCTGAGTTCtgaccccacctccccacctgaCCCAGAAGCGCAGACTCACGAGAGGCGGTACAGCAGGATGTGATACAGGGCGTCCCACGAGAGCCGGTCCCGGGGCACTGACACCAGAAGCGGGTGCCCAAAGAGCATCAAGCCATAATAGGAACTGTTATAGTCCCGGGCTGGGGTGCGCTCCCGCAGGTAGATAGGAAGCACAACATCCTCTCTGGAGTTCTCACCAATAGCAGCCCTGCCAGACACCTCGTATCTGTGGGAGATGAACATCAGGTCCCATCTGATAAATATACCCAAGAGAGATTCAAGGATTCTGCCCAGTTGCTCCAGCCACTCACCACTCACAGcctgaaagtatttttatttttaatatttgtactttttttaatttttatttttactttattatactttacaatactgtattggtttttaaaAGGGTCCAAAGAGTCACCCGGGGTTTTGGATCATTTACACACACCTTGTTTATGTGATATTAGATAAAGTCTTCTGGTGTTATTAGAGCACTGAGGGAGCTGACAAAAATTTTTCACGACACAAGGATctaaaacaattttttgtttttgaaaactgcTTGGTTACAAAGAACTTTTCTACTCATAAAGCACCTTCTATTTCAGTTACCCAAACATTTcaaacatcttttttctttttggccacaccacatggcatgtgggaccttagttccctgatcagggatagaacccatgctccctgcagtagaagcacagagtcctaactgccagggaagtcccaaacttgTTCTGAATGCTTGTATGTTCAGAAAGCAGCTTAGCATTCCCTATCTTAAAAATCATTTGGGTTTTGTGGCCTGCAAAGTAAATAAGGAGTGCAGATCAGCATCTGGTATATACGAGGTACTAGTTAAgtgctgaataaataaaaaggagcCTCCCTCACataataaggaagaaaatacCCAAGGACACCCTGCATAAGGATTTCACCCCACTCACTGACAGCCCCTAGAAGCCTGCCCTGCTAAGGTACATGGCCGAAGCCCTGAGCAAgctgaggaagggagagggaaggtggTTAACAAAGAAGGTTCCTGAGAAACCCCCGTCTCCCCTGGTCTTCTTACTCACATGAAGATATCATCTCGGTCTAAGATGCTGCTCAGGGACTCCTCCAGCTGGTAGATCTTGTAGAAGCGGTGACTGAAGACATCAGCCACCATCATCTGCGAATGGGTTACGGAGAGGGGACCAATCAGTCTGCAAGATCTCCCACAGGCCTTTCTGCCTTCCTTGGACTCCTTGCCCTTGTATCCCACCTTCCTTCCATCTGCAGAGCCTCACCCTTTCTGGCGAGATGCCAGTGTGTTTGGCCAGAGCCACACACAGATCCGAGATCTTGCCTTTCTTGGGGACCACGAGCCGGTGCTGAGGGAGAAACAGTAACCACAGAAGAGCAGAAGGATGTGTGGTGAGTTGGTGCAGGAAACCCTGAGGTATGGCTGAGTAATCAAACCAACTCTATGAGTGCAGGTCCCTCATTGCACCCCAGTCCTCGTTCCCCTCATACCTGCTCCGGCTTGCGGCGGGGGTCCATGGAGACAAAGAAGACCTCCATGACCCTCTTGTGGCTCACAGGCAGTGGGACACTGAGGTAGCAGAAGGGGTCGAAGGTCACAGACACATTGCCACAATCAGGGCACACCAGTGTGGACTTGAAGAGGCCATGGAAAGTGTCCACGATTACAGAATCATTCCGCCGTTTGTGGTTCTGCCAGGCTTCCTGAGCAACCTCCTGTTGACAGTGTTGTGCTGAGTGGTGAGGGATGCCGGGGGCCGGGGAAAACCATGGTTTGCAGGTGGGGTGCGCATGGGAGTAAAGGTTAAGGCCACTGGTAAAGTCCAGAGACAGAGTTATAGTGAGGGCCACCTGGAGACTGTGTTGTTCACTGTCAGGGCTAGGGGTTACTTGGGGAAGGAGAATGGGTGGGAGTTAACTCTCACTGGGTGTAGGAGCAGATGTGGAGATATGGTGAAGACGAGGATGGGACTGAGGTCAGGGAAGATGAGCTTAACCAAAAATGGGGAGTGGTGAGGGTACCCCAGGGGGCCAGAAAATCCCTGTGGCAGAGGTCCTAGTGGCTTTAACAAGGCTCTTATGATGAGGGTCTTCTGGAAACACCCACCTGATCCGGCCTCCCAGCAGCATCACACAGCTCCACATATTCCTTCTTCTTGACGCGATTGAGGTCCTCGTGTAGCCCATCCAGGAGGAACGACAGCAGCTCCTGTGAGTCATGCTGCTGGTAGCCCAGAAACTGGGACGCAAAGTGGCCGACCTTGGTCTGAGGAGATGGGCGGGGCGTCAAGGCATGAGGGAGGCGATGGGTGGAGGTTGGGGGGGCAGATAGGGGCTAGCCAGGGCTGAGCCACACCTTGAACACCTGGGGCACAATGGAGCGGTGGTGGCCAGACCACGCCTGTTTCACCAGGTCCGCATAGGCCTGTGCAATCTCCCCCTTCATGCCCAGTGGGTTGCAGAAGTTGAGCTCCTCCAGGTATCGGTTTTTCAGGAAGTACTCGGTGAGCTGCGGCACGTTACTGAGGcactgcaggaggcaggggcCAGGTGAGTGAAGGGGAGAAAAAGGTAACCAAGGTGGGGATGGATGAAAGGAAGGGGGAGGAAGacgaaggggaaagaaaggaacgGGCAGAGGAGTAGGGGAGAGGAGAGATCAGCACTTCAGGAGAAAGAAGAATGTGGTGACGAAGCAGAGGAGACTAGGCAAAGCAGGGAGCAAGTGGAGAGGAAAGGCACGGatatttcagaaagaaacatGGGCACATCAAGCCAGACTGTGGGGACCTAGCTTCCAACCTGACACCTTGCCCTGCAGTGCCCCCAACTCTGTCCTCCATTTCCAATTCGTGAATCCACCCCCATGCTGCACCAGACCTAGATCTCATGGTCCAACCTGCAGGGCCGAGTTCATGAAGCACGTGTTGCCCAGATTGGTAAGACCACAGATGCCTGGCTGGCCCTGGaagtcctcttcctcctccaatgTGCTGCTCCTGAAACAGATGAGAAATTTTTATCAGCTGAGGAACTACCATGCGCAGAGAGAATGTGCTCATGGGCTCAGTGTGCCGACTGTGAGATCCCACTCTGGACTGGAAACCCCGAAGGCTCACGTGTCATTCGGCTGCGCACTGGGCCAAGTGCCATCCTTGTTTCGGGTCTCCATGACAACCACCTGGGTTGGAGGAAGAGTAAAAAACAGGGAAGACATTCACGGAGGGCCCATGGGTACCGAGCTCTCATTTCTCTGAATCTAAGCACGGCCTGTGGGCAGACAAgtcctcccctccctcacctgccCAGTCTTGAGAGCGGCGTCAAGCACTGTGACACGGGTGTTGCACAACCTCTCAAAAGAGCCCTCCGCGTTCTTGATCCACAGCCGGGTCTCTTCCTGGGGGCTCACCAGAAACTGCTCTCGAGCGGTATGCAGAACTAGGTCTGTGGAGGGGGATGGTGCATGTTCAAGGTCTTCCTGGCACCCTGAAGGATCCCCTCCTTTTTGACTTCAGACTCCTTAGGTCCCTGAACCATGACTGTTGCCGGGAATGCCAATCCATTCCATGACCCATGGGCTCACCAACAGAATCTGTCTGGCTGAATTGAGCCGTGTGAGGTGTGTCCATATCACTGTGCTGGACAAGCAACAGTTCTACTGAGTACACTTCAACCTTGTGGATGCTAGCCAGTTCCACAACCTGCAAGGAGGGAAGGGTACACACACTGGCGTACCCACCATGTGCACACTGACACAGGGTGACGACCTCTGCAATCAGAGGAGCATCCACAGAGACAAACACACATGGCACAGACACAAGTACAAGGCTGTGTGAGGTGAGCACACACAGGCAAGCAAACACAGGGGACACAGCAAGATACCGTCTAATGACCTAAGAAGAGCAGAGCCAGGTGTATGGATACAGCGGACATGAACACACAGGTCTGGACCCGTCCTGGACCTCTAAGGCCTTCTTCCTACGCTTCCCCCCACCCTGCAGCACCCGTGCCACCCACTATACCTTGCGTTCAATGGGAGGCTGGCCATGCTCTAGACCATACCAGTTGACCAGGTAATGCCAAGCAGCCGCTGGGAGCAGCACATAGTCCTCACCTTCCACCAATCCCTTCTTGAGGCGCCAGTTTACCTGGTCTGCAGGAGGGCggggggaggtggcagaggaaCAATcagggaaggaaagtgatgagTCAGTCTGGCCATCTCACCAATGACCTAGCACAGAGAAGGGGCTCATGATCGTTTGTTGGGACAGAGATGACAAGAAGTCCAGGGCTCAGCTGACATGGGGAGGCAGAAGCCTGGTACCTTCGAAGAGTTCAGCATTGTTGATGCAGCCAGGGAAGGTGCTGGAGTCCCGATCTCCTCCCTGCACGTACACCTCCCACTGCTTGTACCAGTGTTGCCCCA encodes the following:
- the USP11 gene encoding ubiquitin carboxyl-terminal hydrolase 11 isoform X1, with product MAAVAANPADTAATAVDDREPQREAVPGLESQWRQIENGRGRPLQVGESWFLVGQHWYKQWEVYVQGGDRDSSTFPGCINNAELFEDQVNWRLKKGLVEGEDYVLLPAAAWHYLVNWYGLEHGQPPIERKVVELASIHKVEVYSVELLLVQHSDMDTPHTAQFSQTDSVDLVLHTAREQFLVSPQEETRLWIKNAEGSFERLCNTRVTVLDAALKTGQVVVMETRNKDGTWPSAQPNDTSSTLEEEEDFQGQPGICGLTNLGNTCFMNSALQCLSNVPQLTEYFLKNRYLEELNFCNPLGMKGEIAQAYADLVKQAWSGHHRSIVPQVFKTKVGHFASQFLGYQQHDSQELLSFLLDGLHEDLNRVKKKEYVELCDAAGRPDQEVAQEAWQNHKRRNDSVIVDTFHGLFKSTLVCPDCGNVSVTFDPFCYLSVPLPVSHKRVMEVFFVSMDPRRKPEQHRLVVPKKGKISDLCVALAKHTGISPERMMVADVFSHRFYKIYQLEESLSSILDRDDIFIYEVSGRAAIGENSREDVVLPIYLRERTPARDYNSSYYGLMLFGHPLLVSVPRDRLSWDALYHILLYRLSRYVTRPSSDDEDDGDEKADLEDKDSLPKPGHVTEGSSQDPGLEQAGPSSRVVSGSRAPVDNSPGPSHWPQRARRKHLFTLHTVNSNGTSDRSTFNEDTHGVSFSSQPYIAIDWEPEMKKRYYDEVEAEGYVKHDCVGYVLKKAPVQLQECIELFTTVETLEKENPWYCPTCKQHQLATKKLDLWMLPETLIIHLKRFSYTKFSREKLDTLVEFPIRDLDFSEFVIKPQNDSARELYKYDLIAVSNHYGGLRDGHYTTFACNKDSGQWHYFDDSSVSPVTENQIEVIPIFLPPLLLTPSSPTHTDSCLLLTVQGSLCPLLPTPGRGTPYANPGQLVKAPRIVCLWCPTQIGVHGCKLRGPVPAREGNCPASLPS
- the USP11 gene encoding ubiquitin carboxyl-terminal hydrolase 11 isoform X3; the protein is MAAVAANPADTAATAVDDREPQREAVPGLESQWRQIENGRGRPLQVGESWFLVGQHWYKQWEVYVQGGDRDSSTFPGCINNAELFEDQVNWRLKKGLVEGEDYVLLPAAAWHYLVNWYGLEHGQPPIERKVVELASIHKVEVYSVELLLVQHSDMDTPHTAQFSQTDSVDLVLHTAREQFLVSPQEETRLWIKNAEGSFERLCNTRVTVLDAALKTGQVVVMETRNKDGTWPSAQPNDTSSTLEEEEDFQGQPGICGLTNLGNTCFMNSALQCLSNVPQLTEYFLKNRYLEELNFCNPLGMKGEIAQAYADLVKQAWSGHHRSIVPQVFKTKVGHFASQFLGYQQHDSQELLSFLLDGLHEDLNRVKKKEYVELCDAAGRPDQEVAQEAWQNHKRRNDSVIVDTFHGLFKSTLVCPDCGNVSVTFDPFCYLSVPLPVSHKRVMEVFFVSMDPRRKPEQHRLVVPKKGKISDLCVALAKHTGISPERMMVADVFSHRFYKIYQLEESLSSILDRDDIFIYEVSGRAAIGENSREDVVLPIYLRERTPARDYNSSYYGLMLFGHPLLVSVPRDRLSWDALYHILLYRLSRYVTRPSSDDEDDGDEKADLEDKDSLPKPGHVTEGSSQDPGLEQAGPSSRVVSGSRAPVDNSPGPSHWPQRARRKHLFTLHTVNSNGTSDRSTFNEDTHAQPYIAIDWEPEMKKRYYDEVEAEGYVKHDCVGYVLKKAPVQLQECIELFTTVETLEKENPWYCPTCKQHQLATKKLDLWMLPETLIIHLKRFSYTKFSREKLDTLVEFPIRDLDFSEFVIKPQNDSARELYKYDLIAVSNHYGGLRDGHYTTFACNKDSGQWHYFDDSSVSPVTENQIEVIPIFLPPLLLTPSSPTHTDSCLLLTVQGSLCPLLPTPGRGTPYANPGQLVKAPRIVCLWCPTQIGVHGCKLRGPVPAREGNCPASLPS
- the USP11 gene encoding ubiquitin carboxyl-terminal hydrolase 11 isoform X10, which produces MASLPLNASVCTLPSLQVVELASIHKVEVYSVELLLVQHSDMDTPHTAQFSQTDSVDLVLHTAREQFLVSPQEETRLWIKNAEGSFERLCNTRVTVLDAALKTGQVVVMETRNKDGTWPSAQPNDTSSTLEEEEDFQGQPGICGLTNLGNTCFMNSALQCLSNVPQLTEYFLKNRYLEELNFCNPLGMKGEIAQAYADLVKQAWSGHHRSIVPQVFKTKVGHFASQFLGYQQHDSQELLSFLLDGLHEDLNRVKKKEYVELCDAAGRPDQEVAQEAWQNHKRRNDSVIVDTFHGLFKSTLVCPDCGNVSVTFDPFCYLSVPLPVSHKRVMEVFFVSMDPRRKPEQHRLVVPKKGKISDLCVALAKHTGISPERMMVADVFSHRFYKIYQLEESLSSILDRDDIFIYEVSGRAAIGENSREDVVLPIYLRERTPARDYNSSYYGLMLFGHPLLVSVPRDRLSWDALYHILLYRLSRYVTRPSSDDEDDGDEKDLEDKDSLPKPGHVTEGSSQDPGLEQAGPSSRVVSGSRAPVDNSPGPSHWPQRARRKHLFTLHTVNSNGTSDRSTFNEDTHGVSFSSQPYIAIDWEPEMKKRYYDEVEAEGYVKHDCVGYVLKKAPVQLQECIELFTTVETLEKENPWYCPTCKQHQLATKKLDLWMLPETLIIHLKRFSYTKFSREKLDTLVEFPIRDLDFSEFVIKPQNDSARELYKYDLIAVSNHYGGLRDGHYTTFACNKDSGQWHYFDDSSVSPVTENQIESKAAYVLFYQRQDVARRMQTQASSSKPPASSACGAPPKSESMDVN
- the USP11 gene encoding ubiquitin carboxyl-terminal hydrolase 11 isoform X9, with translation MASLPLNASVCTLPSLQVVELASIHKVEVYSVELLLVQHSDMDTPHTAQFSQTDSVDLVLHTAREQFLVSPQEETRLWIKNAEGSFERLCNTRVTVLDAALKTGQVVVMETRNKDGTWPSAQPNDTSSTLEEEEDFQGQPGICGLTNLGNTCFMNSALQCLSNVPQLTEYFLKNRYLEELNFCNPLGMKGEIAQAYADLVKQAWSGHHRSIVPQVFKTKVGHFASQFLGYQQHDSQELLSFLLDGLHEDLNRVKKKEYVELCDAAGRPDQEVAQEAWQNHKRRNDSVIVDTFHGLFKSTLVCPDCGNVSVTFDPFCYLSVPLPVSHKRVMEVFFVSMDPRRKPEQHRLVVPKKGKISDLCVALAKHTGISPERMMVADVFSHRFYKIYQLEESLSSILDRDDIFIYEVSGRAAIGENSREDVVLPIYLRERTPARDYNSSYYGLMLFGHPLLVSVPRDRLSWDALYHILLYRLSRYVTRPSSDDEDDGDEKADLEDKDSLPKPGHVTEGSSQDPGLEQAGPSSRVVSGSRAPVDNSPGPSHWPQRARRKHLFTLHTVNSNGTSDRSTFNEDTHGVSFSSQPYIAIDWEPEMKKRYYDEVEAEGYVKHDCVGYVLKKAPVQLQECIELFTTVETLEKENPWYCPTCKQHQLATKKLDLWMLPETLIIHLKRFSYTKFSREKLDTLVEFPIRDLDFSEFVIKPQNDSARELYKYDLIAVSNHYGGLRDGHYTTFACNKDSGQWHYFDDSSVSPVTENQIEVIPIFLPPLLLTPSSPTHTDSCLLLTVQGSLCPLLPTPGRGTPYANPGQLVKAPRIVCLWCPTQIGVHGCKLRGPVPAREGNCPASLPS
- the USP11 gene encoding ubiquitin carboxyl-terminal hydrolase 11 isoform X5, with the translated sequence MAAVAANPADTAATAVDDREPQREAVPGLESQWRQIENGRGRPLQVGESWFLVGQHWYKQWEVYVQGGDRDSSTFPGCINNAELFEDQVNWRLKKGLVEGEDYVLLPAAAWHYLVNWYGLEHGQPPIERKVVELASIHKVEVYSVELLLVQHSDMDTPHTAQFSQTDSVDLVLHTAREQFLVSPQEETRLWIKNAEGSFERLCNTRVTVLDAALKTGQVVVMETRNKDGTWPSAQPNDTSSTLEEEEDFQGQPGICGLTNLGNTCFMNSALQCLSNVPQLTEYFLKNRYLEELNFCNPLGMKGEIAQAYADLVKQAWSGHHRSIVPQVFKTKVGHFASQFLGYQQHDSQELLSFLLDGLHEDLNRVKKKEYVELCDAAGRPDQEVAQEAWQNHKRRNDSVIVDTFHGLFKSTLVCPDCGNVSVTFDPFCYLSVPLPVSHKRVMEVFFVSMDPRRKPEQHRLVVPKKGKISDLCVALAKHTGISPERMMVADVFSHRFYKIYQLEESLSSILDRDDIFIYEVSGRAAIGENSREDVVLPIYLRERTPARDYNSSYYGLMLFGHPLLVSVPRDRLSWDALYHILLYRLSRYVTRPSSDDEDDGDEKADLEDKDSLPKPGHVTEGSSQDPGLEQAGPSSRVVSGSRAPVDNSPGPSHWPQRARRKHLFTLHTVNSNGTSDRSTFNEDTHGVSFSSQPYIAIDWEPEMKKRYYDEVEAEGYVKHDCVGYVLKKAPVQLQECIELFTTVETLEKENPWYCPTCKQHQLATKKLDLWMLPETLIIHLKRFSYTKFSREKLDTLVEFPIRDLDFSEFVIKPQNDSARELYKYDLIAVSNHYGGLRDGHYTTFACNKDSGQWHYFDDSSVSPVTENQIESKAAYVLFYQRQDVARRMQTQASSSKPPASSACGAPPKSESMDVN
- the USP11 gene encoding ubiquitin carboxyl-terminal hydrolase 11 isoform X4, which encodes MAAVAANPADTAATAVDDREPQREAVPGLESQWRQIENGRGRPLQVGESWFLVGQHWYKQWEVYVQGGDRDSSTFPGCINNAELFEDQVNWRLKKGLVEGEDYVLLPAAAWHYLVNWYGLEHGQPPIERKVVELASIHKVEVYSVELLLVQHSDMDTPHTAQFSQTDSVDLVLHTAREQFLVSPQEETRLWIKNAEGSFERLCNTRVTVLDAALKTGQVVVMETRNKDGTWPSAQPNDTSSTLEEEEDFQGQPGICGLTNLGNTCFMNSALQCLSNVPQLTEYFLKNRYLEELNFCNPLGMKGEIAQAYADLVKQAWSGHHRSIVPQVFKTKVGHFASQFLGYQQHDSQELLSFLLDGLHEDLNRVKKKEYVELCDAAGRPDQEVAQEAWQNHKRRNDSVIVDTFHGLFKSTLVCPDCGNVSVTFDPFCYLSVPLPVSHKRVMEVFFVSMDPRRKPEQHRLVVPKKGKISDLCVALAKHTGISPERMMVADVFSHRFYKIYQLEESLSSILDRDDIFIYEVSGRAAIGENSREDVVLPIYLRERTPARDYNSSYYGLMLFGHPLLVSVPRDRLSWDALYHILLYRLSRYVTRPSSDDEDDGDEKDLEDKDSLPKPGHVTEGSSQDPGLEQAGPSSRVVSGSRAPVDNSPGPSHWPQRARRKHLFTLHTVNSNGTSDRSTFNEDTHAQPYIAIDWEPEMKKRYYDEVEAEGYVKHDCVGYVLKKAPVQLQECIELFTTVETLEKENPWYCPTCKQHQLATKKLDLWMLPETLIIHLKRFSYTKFSREKLDTLVEFPIRDLDFSEFVIKPQNDSARELYKYDLIAVSNHYGGLRDGHYTTFACNKDSGQWHYFDDSSVSPVTENQIEVIPIFLPPLLLTPSSPTHTDSCLLLTVQGSLCPLLPTPGRGTPYANPGQLVKAPRIVCLWCPTQIGVHGCKLRGPVPAREGNCPASLPS
- the USP11 gene encoding ubiquitin carboxyl-terminal hydrolase 11 isoform X2, which translates into the protein MAAVAANPADTAATAVDDREPQREAVPGLESQWRQIENGRGRPLQVGESWFLVGQHWYKQWEVYVQGGDRDSSTFPGCINNAELFEDQVNWRLKKGLVEGEDYVLLPAAAWHYLVNWYGLEHGQPPIERKVVELASIHKVEVYSVELLLVQHSDMDTPHTAQFSQTDSVDLVLHTAREQFLVSPQEETRLWIKNAEGSFERLCNTRVTVLDAALKTGQVVVMETRNKDGTWPSAQPNDTSSTLEEEEDFQGQPGICGLTNLGNTCFMNSALQCLSNVPQLTEYFLKNRYLEELNFCNPLGMKGEIAQAYADLVKQAWSGHHRSIVPQVFKTKVGHFASQFLGYQQHDSQELLSFLLDGLHEDLNRVKKKEYVELCDAAGRPDQEVAQEAWQNHKRRNDSVIVDTFHGLFKSTLVCPDCGNVSVTFDPFCYLSVPLPVSHKRVMEVFFVSMDPRRKPEQHRLVVPKKGKISDLCVALAKHTGISPERMMVADVFSHRFYKIYQLEESLSSILDRDDIFIYEVSGRAAIGENSREDVVLPIYLRERTPARDYNSSYYGLMLFGHPLLVSVPRDRLSWDALYHILLYRLSRYVTRPSSDDEDDGDEKDLEDKDSLPKPGHVTEGSSQDPGLEQAGPSSRVVSGSRAPVDNSPGPSHWPQRARRKHLFTLHTVNSNGTSDRSTFNEDTHGVSFSSQPYIAIDWEPEMKKRYYDEVEAEGYVKHDCVGYVLKKAPVQLQECIELFTTVETLEKENPWYCPTCKQHQLATKKLDLWMLPETLIIHLKRFSYTKFSREKLDTLVEFPIRDLDFSEFVIKPQNDSARELYKYDLIAVSNHYGGLRDGHYTTFACNKDSGQWHYFDDSSVSPVTENQIEVIPIFLPPLLLTPSSPTHTDSCLLLTVQGSLCPLLPTPGRGTPYANPGQLVKAPRIVCLWCPTQIGVHGCKLRGPVPAREGNCPASLPS